In one Aricia agestis chromosome 5, ilAriAges1.1, whole genome shotgun sequence genomic region, the following are encoded:
- the LOC121727514 gene encoding UPF0389 protein CG9231, translated as MFTKMNRINLLGRNNFAVIRFMATPSGPKPVDGGSVSPRYKPTEFQKTLLVWTKKYKSKEEIPSLVSSETIDRARTEARIKFSNFLIVLTALGSFSAILLGKAAAKRGESVHKMNLDWHKQYEEDYKKKQEGEPKAA; from the exons ATGTTTACGAAGATGAATCGAATAAATTTACTGGGAAGAAATAATTTCGCAGTTATACGATTTATGGCCACGCCTTCAGGACCCAAGCCTGTCGATGGAGGAAGTGTTTCTCCAAGATACAAACCAACAGAATTTCAAAAAACTCTTCTTGTATggactaaaaagtataaaagcAAGGAGGAAATCCCATCATTGGTGTC ATCAGAAACAATTGATAGAGCTCGAACTGAAGCTAGGATTAAATTTTCAAACTTTTTGATAGTACTGACTGCACTTGGAAGTTTTAGTGCAATATTATTAGGAAAAGCAGCAGCTAAGAGAGGGGAATCTGTACACAAAATGAACCTGGACTGGCACAAACAGTATGAAGAAGATTATAAGAAGAAACAAGAGGGTGAACCTAAAGCTGCTTAA